One window from the genome of Dyadobacter sp. CECT 9275 encodes:
- a CDS encoding glycosyltransferase family 2 protein: protein MSFLLSIVMPAYNEQDCIEKVVHSWTSFLQRKFPNDNTTLIVINDGSKDNTKVLLDKLKTEVSNLTVIHQKNGGHGNAVVNGYRTALKLDSQYVFQTDSDDQFISDDFDKLWEKRDKSQFILGYRQVRHDASVRLFITKFLRGTISAVYGTFIMDSNIPFRLIKGSFLKKLMDQLPDPEPFAPNIFLAVMAKKSGQETFDIPITHKDRETGEVSIVKWNLWKVCIRSFKELLRFRLELNQKVKAIRA from the coding sequence ATGTCGTTCCTTCTGAGTATAGTAATGCCCGCCTACAATGAGCAGGATTGTATAGAAAAAGTAGTACATAGCTGGACAAGTTTCTTACAAAGAAAATTTCCCAACGATAATACAACACTTATAGTAATTAATGACGGGTCGAAAGACAATACGAAGGTACTTTTGGATAAATTAAAAACCGAGGTATCCAATCTGACTGTGATCCATCAGAAAAATGGCGGCCACGGCAATGCGGTTGTGAACGGCTACCGTACCGCTCTGAAACTTGACTCACAATACGTTTTTCAGACAGATAGTGACGATCAGTTTATTTCGGACGACTTTGATAAACTCTGGGAAAAACGCGATAAATCACAGTTTATCCTGGGATACAGGCAGGTACGCCACGATGCCAGTGTGCGCCTGTTTATCACGAAGTTTCTTAGAGGTACCATTTCTGCAGTTTATGGCACTTTTATCATGGACAGCAACATACCTTTCAGGCTCATTAAAGGTAGTTTTCTTAAAAAACTGATGGACCAGTTGCCTGATCCTGAACCATTTGCACCTAATATTTTCCTGGCTGTGATGGCAAAAAAATCTGGACAGGAAACATTTGATATCCCCATTACCCACAAAGACCGTGAAACGGGCGAGGTATCCATCGTGAAATGGAATTTGTGGAAAGTATGTATTCGTAGCTTCAAAGAATTGTTACGGTTCCGTCTGGAGCTTAATCAAAAAGTGAAAGCGATCCGTGCATAA